A window of the Bacillus sp. A301a_S52 genome harbors these coding sequences:
- a CDS encoding efflux RND transporter permease subunit: MNLLQKLLERKKVIGLMVALILVLGIFSISKMDRELMPSVAFDMAMITVDAGDMPVRDVENLITEPMENELAGIDGVTSYDSSTAVGSSSFFIDIEEGRVEEVTREIESHLTHISNGVSGILYTDVRPISTDQSYEFYMEVSNGEMSDLTSFANDVAKPRLESLNEVREVNLSGLEETEYVITFDQKTLRERGLELSYVIQALQQTDVNVSLGELIDEENEPSLRWNTELSSLKDIEEATIPTPEGPLDLKDIADIEVETSQQSSMAWKNGSRDVVFVEVARADGYTQVDMAEAIRDEVTEIHDEGLASELSFTEIVAQADYVSSSIDGVTQNILIGGVLALVILMLFLRNSRATLIVGLSIPVSLLLTFTTLWFIDYSFNILTLIGLGLGIGMMVDASIVILESIYRKKEEGLVGIEAVMTGIKEVATAVIASMLTTVVVFLPVGLFGGDFAIFILVLSVVVVITLVSSVIVAFTLIPALAENFMKLRKKAENKRKSRIIERYESVLNWFSQKKRRRYSLIMVFFLIFVGSLGLTTKIPFVLMPDVLNRYSEMEIRLETGLTAEDKDMVVEAAEEKLTDVDDIDSVVFMDAGDYLYALINMTKDQDITVPQEDVNLAITDTLRELEDDFPVTGVYTTMDTGGGGQPVQLIVQGDSLSKLQDLSSFLSEELEEVDGLVNVSTSMDKQIEERQLVFNYESLKEDGLTTTVIYEQLQGVFAPIPVGEIVEDGTEIPVMATFSSLINSESELEAFDITGPTGTKPLSNYAELETVASPFTISRTNGARYVTVSAEIEGRDLGAVSRDVQKVMDELEPPAGYSVSTGGDIEAQQEMMLDLMIVLGISILLVYIVMAVQFNSFIQPIIVMSVIPMTAVGAILALLITQRELSVFSALALLMLIGVVLNNAILLIDRINQLREQGMPIYEAVIEAGKNRMRPIFMTTLTTVGGMLPLALATGGANAYQAPLATVIIGGLLFATFITLLLIPAVYLLVEDIKRAIKRLFSKKKHSDTVVKKAS; the protein is encoded by the coding sequence ATGAATTTACTACAGAAATTGTTAGAAAGAAAAAAAGTGATTGGATTAATGGTTGCACTTATTTTAGTATTAGGTATTTTTTCGATTAGTAAGATGGATAGAGAATTAATGCCATCAGTTGCTTTTGATATGGCGATGATAACGGTTGATGCAGGTGATATGCCTGTGAGAGACGTGGAAAATCTCATCACTGAACCGATGGAAAACGAGCTGGCAGGGATTGATGGGGTGACCTCGTATGACTCATCGACAGCTGTGGGAAGTAGCTCCTTTTTCATCGACATAGAGGAGGGGCGTGTGGAGGAAGTAACTAGAGAGATTGAATCACATCTTACACACATCTCAAATGGTGTTTCGGGTATTCTTTACACTGATGTGAGACCTATAAGTACAGATCAAAGTTATGAGTTTTATATGGAAGTGTCAAATGGGGAAATGAGTGACCTGACATCATTTGCAAATGATGTCGCTAAGCCACGCCTTGAAAGTTTAAATGAAGTAAGAGAAGTTAATTTAAGTGGTTTAGAGGAAACAGAATATGTCATAACGTTTGATCAAAAGACATTACGTGAGCGAGGTCTTGAGCTAAGCTACGTGATTCAAGCTCTTCAACAAACTGACGTGAATGTGTCATTAGGGGAATTAATTGACGAAGAGAATGAGCCTTCTTTACGATGGAATACTGAATTGTCATCACTTAAAGATATAGAAGAGGCAACAATCCCTACACCTGAAGGACCATTAGACTTAAAGGATATAGCTGATATTGAAGTGGAAACGTCGCAACAATCATCAATGGCTTGGAAAAATGGAAGCAGAGACGTTGTGTTTGTTGAAGTTGCTCGTGCTGATGGGTATACCCAAGTTGATATGGCAGAAGCTATAAGAGATGAAGTGACGGAGATCCATGATGAAGGATTAGCGAGTGAACTATCATTTACAGAAATTGTGGCACAGGCTGATTATGTCTCATCGTCGATCGATGGGGTTACACAAAATATTTTAATTGGTGGTGTATTGGCACTTGTTATTTTAATGCTATTTTTAAGGAATAGCAGGGCAACCTTGATTGTCGGTTTATCGATTCCTGTCTCGCTTTTATTAACTTTTACGACATTATGGTTCATTGATTACAGTTTTAATATTTTGACCCTTATAGGATTAGGACTCGGCATCGGGATGATGGTGGATGCCTCAATCGTCATATTAGAGTCCATTTATCGAAAAAAAGAGGAAGGGCTAGTAGGCATTGAGGCTGTTATGACAGGGATAAAAGAGGTAGCAACAGCTGTCATTGCCTCCATGTTAACGACAGTGGTCGTGTTTTTACCTGTCGGATTATTTGGCGGAGATTTTGCCATATTTATTCTTGTCCTCAGTGTTGTCGTTGTCATTACCCTTGTAAGTTCAGTTATTGTGGCATTCACTTTAATACCTGCTTTGGCAGAAAACTTTATGAAGCTTAGAAAAAAAGCAGAGAATAAAAGAAAAAGCCGTATAATCGAACGTTACGAAAGTGTGTTAAATTGGTTTTCACAAAAAAAGCGTCGCCGCTATAGTCTCATTATGGTTTTTTTCCTTATTTTTGTTGGTTCATTAGGCCTCACGACAAAAATCCCATTTGTCCTAATGCCAGATGTATTAAATCGTTATAGTGAAATGGAAATAAGGCTGGAAACTGGATTAACAGCTGAGGACAAAGATATGGTGGTTGAGGCAGCTGAAGAGAAGTTGACCGATGTAGATGACATAGATTCTGTTGTGTTTATGGATGCAGGTGATTATTTATATGCGTTAATTAATATGACAAAGGATCAAGACATAACTGTTCCACAAGAAGATGTTAATTTAGCTATTACGGATACATTACGTGAGCTAGAAGATGATTTCCCAGTCACTGGAGTTTATACAACGATGGATACTGGTGGAGGAGGTCAGCCTGTACAGCTTATCGTTCAGGGAGATAGTTTATCTAAACTCCAAGACCTCAGCAGCTTTTTATCTGAGGAGCTAGAAGAAGTTGATGGGTTAGTCAATGTCTCGACATCAATGGATAAACAAATAGAAGAGCGTCAACTTGTTTTTAATTACGAATCATTAAAAGAAGATGGATTAACGACAACAGTTATATATGAACAGCTACAAGGTGTTTTTGCTCCTATTCCTGTTGGCGAAATCGTAGAAGATGGAACAGAAATTCCTGTAATGGCTACCTTTAGCTCCCTTATTAATAGTGAGAGTGAATTAGAGGCGTTTGACATAACGGGGCCAACTGGGACTAAACCACTCTCAAATTATGCAGAACTAGAAACCGTTGCATCTCCTTTTACAATTAGTAGAACAAATGGAGCGCGTTATGTGACTGTTTCTGCTGAAATTGAAGGACGAGATTTAGGTGCTGTCTCAAGGGATGTACAGAAGGTTATGGATGAATTAGAGCCGCCAGCAGGCTATTCTGTATCCACTGGTGGAGATATTGAAGCCCAGCAGGAAATGATGTTAGATCTTATGATTGTACTAGGGATCTCTATCTTGTTAGTGTATATCGTCATGGCTGTTCAATTTAATAGCTTTATTCAACCAATCATTGTGATGTCAGTTATTCCTATGACAGCAGTAGGAGCTATTTTAGCCTTACTCATCACACAAAGAGAATTGAGTGTGTTTTCCGCGCTAGCTTTACTCATGCTAATCGGGGTAGTTCTAAACAATGCTATCTTGTTAATCGATAGAATTAACCAGTTGCGTGAGCAGGGGATGCCGATCTATGAAGCAGTCATTGAAGCGGGTAAAAATCGGATGAGACCGATATTTATGACAACACTCACGACTGTAGGTGGTATGCTTCCTTTAGCTTTAGCTACAGGTGGAGCAAATGCCTATCAAGCACCGCTTGCCACTGTGATTATTGGAGGATTGTTATTTGCTACCTTTATCACACTATTGCTTATCCCAGCCGTCTATTTACTAGTGGAAGATATTAAACGAGCTATTAAACGGCTTTTTAGCAAAAAGAAGCATAGTGACACGGTAGTAAAAAAAGCATCTTAA
- a CDS encoding MBL fold metallo-hydrolase yields MSIKKLTAKQITKKVINKENLFILDVRNETDFTDWKIEGENVQHLNVPYFDLIDGVEAIMDKLPKDEQILVVCAKEGSSVMVAEMLDAEGVDTAYLQGGMKSWSEHLEPIKVGDLKGGGEMYQFVRIGKGCLSYMVVSNGEAAIIDSTRMTNVYTDFARDLGVKVTHVFDTHLHADHISGGRIIAEKTGAQYWLPPKDAGEVTYEYNALEDGNNVTIGHTTITIHPLYTPGHTIGSTSFVIDDAYLLSGDILFIDSIGRPDLAGLAEDWVGDLRETLYERYRELSDDLIVLPAHFMIMDELNDDGSVGDRLGSLFAKNHGLNIDDEEEFKIMVTENLPPQPNAYQEIRETNMGKISPNEEKQREMEIGPNRCAVR; encoded by the coding sequence ATGTCAATTAAAAAATTAACTGCTAAACAAATAACTAAGAAAGTAATTAATAAGGAAAATCTATTTATTTTAGATGTGCGTAACGAAACAGATTTCACTGACTGGAAAATAGAAGGAGAAAATGTTCAGCATTTAAATGTTCCGTATTTTGATCTTATTGATGGTGTAGAAGCTATTATGGATAAGCTTCCGAAAGACGAACAAATCCTTGTTGTTTGTGCTAAAGAAGGATCTTCAGTTATGGTTGCAGAGATGCTTGATGCTGAAGGCGTTGATACGGCCTATCTTCAAGGCGGAATGAAGTCATGGAGTGAACACCTTGAACCAATTAAAGTTGGTGATTTAAAGGGTGGAGGAGAAATGTATCAATTTGTCCGTATTGGTAAAGGGTGTTTGTCTTACATGGTGGTATCCAACGGAGAAGCAGCCATCATTGATTCTACACGTATGACGAATGTTTACACGGACTTTGCAAGGGATTTAGGAGTGAAAGTGACTCACGTATTTGATACTCACCTTCATGCTGACCACATTTCTGGTGGACGAATAATTGCTGAAAAAACAGGAGCACAATACTGGTTGCCGCCTAAAGATGCAGGTGAAGTGACATATGAATACAATGCCTTGGAAGACGGAAACAATGTGACAATTGGACATACAACGATTACTATCCATCCGCTTTATACACCTGGCCACACAATAGGTTCTACATCCTTTGTGATTGATGATGCATATCTTCTTTCAGGAGATATTCTGTTCATAGACTCTATTGGGCGTCCTGACTTAGCGGGACTTGCAGAGGACTGGGTAGGAGACTTGAGAGAAACGCTTTACGAGCGATATAGAGAGCTTTCTGATGACCTTATTGTACTTCCTGCACATTTTATGATTATGGATGAATTAAATGATGATGGTAGTGTAGGAGACAGACTTGGAAGTCTTTTTGCAAAAAACCACGGATTAAACATTGACGATGAAGAAGAATTCAAGATAATGGTAACTGAAAACCTACCTCCACAACCTAATGCCTATCAGGAAATCCGTGAAACAAATATGGGGAAAATATCTCCTAATGAAGAGAAGCAGCGTGAAATGGAAATTGGGCCAAACCGCTGTGCAGTAAGGTAG
- a CDS encoding AarF/ABC1/UbiB kinase family protein: MIGRKIRHLQRYREIAFAFSRNGFGFIVKELGLYKIISLPKRLFMKEQDNEVRTKTTGERIRLFLEELGPTFVKLGQIASTRPDLIPASIIEELEKLHDKVTPFTYEGAKAIIEAELEGDLEDIFDDFDQEPLGAASIGQVHYAVLKTGEQVAVKVQRPMIEKIIQTDLEILYEIASLAEKRFEWAARYELSGLVEEFSKALRKELDYTNEGRNADRIAKQFKKDPHIYIPSVNWDYTTKKILTMEYVEGTKLNDIDKLTREGYNTKVLAERVANSVFHQILIEGFFHGDPHPGNMAAFPGDGIIYMDFGMVGRLTPDMKANFATLVIAIMRQQTEGVIRGIMRMGLVSEEVDIQKLTMDVEDLKAKYYDVPLSQVSLGEAVNDLFVVAHEHQIKIPSDLTLLGKTLLTMEGVVETLDPDLSIIEIAEPFGKKLLIDRFNPKNVAASTFSYIGDYGESLIELPKKINELTNVVKKGKLPLEVDIPNVERFLTKLDRISNRLSFSIVLLSFSIIMVGLIVGSAMSGQSSVLWNLPAIEIGFTVALLMFLWLLYSIFKSGRF, translated from the coding sequence ATGATCGGAAGGAAGATACGTCACCTACAGCGCTATCGAGAAATTGCCTTTGCTTTTTCGAGAAACGGATTTGGCTTTATTGTTAAAGAATTGGGATTATATAAAATTATTTCTTTACCGAAGCGTCTATTTATGAAGGAGCAGGATAATGAGGTTAGAACTAAGACTACAGGGGAGAGAATTCGATTATTTTTAGAAGAATTAGGTCCAACCTTTGTAAAGCTTGGACAAATTGCTAGTACGCGCCCTGATTTAATTCCTGCCTCAATTATAGAGGAACTTGAAAAGCTTCATGATAAAGTCACACCGTTTACGTACGAAGGTGCAAAAGCGATTATTGAAGCTGAATTAGAAGGGGACCTAGAGGATATTTTTGATGATTTTGACCAAGAACCGTTAGGCGCAGCTTCAATTGGACAAGTTCATTATGCTGTTTTAAAAACGGGTGAACAAGTCGCGGTTAAAGTGCAGCGACCCATGATCGAGAAAATTATCCAAACAGATTTAGAAATTCTTTACGAAATCGCCTCACTTGCCGAAAAGCGATTTGAATGGGCTGCTAGATATGAGTTAAGTGGTCTTGTAGAAGAGTTCTCTAAAGCGTTGCGAAAAGAATTAGACTATACGAATGAAGGAAGAAATGCTGACAGAATAGCAAAGCAATTTAAAAAGGACCCACATATTTATATTCCTTCAGTTAATTGGGATTACACAACCAAAAAAATATTGACTATGGAGTATGTAGAAGGAACAAAGCTAAACGACATCGATAAACTAACACGGGAAGGCTACAATACAAAAGTCTTAGCTGAGAGAGTGGCAAATTCAGTCTTTCACCAAATATTGATTGAAGGTTTTTTCCATGGAGACCCTCATCCCGGAAATATGGCCGCATTTCCAGGTGATGGAATCATTTATATGGATTTTGGTATGGTTGGACGGTTAACACCTGACATGAAGGCTAACTTTGCTACACTTGTCATTGCAATTATGAGGCAGCAGACAGAGGGGGTTATTAGAGGCATCATGCGAATGGGACTAGTTTCTGAGGAAGTTGATATACAAAAATTAACAATGGATGTAGAAGATCTAAAAGCGAAGTACTATGATGTTCCTTTAAGTCAAGTAAGTCTTGGGGAAGCGGTTAACGATTTATTTGTCGTTGCTCATGAGCACCAAATTAAAATCCCATCAGATCTTACATTATTAGGAAAGACACTTCTTACAATGGAAGGGGTAGTGGAAACTCTTGATCCAGACCTAAGTATCATTGAGATTGCCGAACCATTTGGGAAAAAGCTGCTAATTGATCGCTTTAATCCTAAAAATGTAGCAGCCAGTACATTTTCATACATAGGGGACTATGGAGAAAGTCTGATTGAATTGCCAAAAAAAATTAATGAGCTGACTAACGTTGTGAAAAAAGGAAAACTACCTTTAGAAGTGGATATTCCAAATGTAGAGCGATTTTTAACGAAGCTTGATCGGATAAGTAATCGCCTTTCTTTTAGCATTGTGTTGCTTTCATTCAGTATTATTATGGTTGGTTTAATTGTAGGGTCAGCAATGTCAGGCCAATCATCTGTACTTTGGAATTTGCCAGCTATTGAAATAGGTTTTACAGTAGCTTTGTTAATGTTCCTTTGGTTGCTCTACTCCATTTTTAAATCTGGGAGGTTTTAA
- a CDS encoding SDR family oxidoreductase, which produces MKFTEVNKQQQKGQPEQVQQRQPGFESEMTPEPLFDDLDYKGSGKLKDKVVLLTGGDSGIGRAVAIAFAKEGAKLSLVYLDEHEDAEKTKSYVEKYGGECLLISGDVGNETFCFDAVKQTIDHFGQLDCLINNAAEQHFQEKIEDISAEQLERTFKTNIFSAFYFIKAARPHLKEGSTIINSVSIVAYKGMPVLMDYSATKGALVTLTRSLSENLISKGIRVNAVAPGPIWTPLIPASFPAEQVGEFGTDSPIGRPGQPAELAPAYVYLASGDSTYVSGQVIHVNGGQIVNG; this is translated from the coding sequence ATGAAGTTTACAGAGGTGAATAAGCAACAGCAAAAAGGACAACCAGAACAAGTTCAACAGCGCCAGCCTGGCTTTGAAAGCGAAATGACCCCAGAGCCCCTGTTTGATGACCTTGATTATAAAGGTTCAGGAAAACTCAAAGATAAAGTTGTTCTCCTAACAGGCGGTGACAGTGGAATTGGACGTGCGGTGGCAATCGCATTTGCGAAAGAAGGGGCTAAGCTCTCTCTCGTCTATTTGGATGAACATGAAGACGCAGAAAAAACAAAATCATATGTAGAAAAATACGGTGGAGAGTGTCTTCTCATTTCCGGTGATGTAGGAAATGAAACATTTTGCTTTGATGCTGTAAAACAAACGATCGATCACTTCGGTCAATTGGATTGTCTCATTAATAATGCGGCTGAACAGCACTTTCAAGAAAAAATTGAGGATATTTCCGCAGAACAGCTAGAGCGTACGTTTAAAACAAATATTTTTTCAGCATTTTACTTTATTAAAGCCGCGAGACCACATTTAAAAGAAGGAAGTACAATAATCAATAGTGTTTCCATCGTTGCTTACAAAGGGATGCCTGTCTTAATGGACTACTCAGCTACAAAAGGGGCACTTGTAACGTTAACACGGTCCCTTTCAGAAAATCTTATTTCTAAAGGTATTCGCGTCAATGCAGTGGCACCAGGACCCATTTGGACACCACTCATTCCCGCTTCATTCCCTGCAGAACAGGTGGGTGAATTTGGGACAGACTCTCCTATAGGAAGACCAGGACAACCAGCTGAGCTCGCTCCTGCTTATGTTTATCTTGCATCTGGTGATTCCACGTATGTCTCTGGTCAAGTTATCCATGTGAACGGTGGACAAATAGTAAATGGTTAA
- a CDS encoding sulfurtransferase TusA family protein — translation MSITADKLLDAKGLACPMPIVKIKKEIEKMTSGQIIEIHATDKGAKNDLSAWAKAGGHKMLADEEDNGVLKFWIEKA, via the coding sequence ATGAGTATAACAGCGGATAAACTTCTAGATGCAAAAGGATTAGCGTGTCCCATGCCAATCGTTAAAATTAAAAAAGAAATTGAAAAGATGACTAGTGGTCAAATTATTGAAATTCATGCAACAGATAAAGGGGCAAAAAATGACCTTTCTGCATGGGCGAAAGCCGGTGGTCATAAAATGCTGGCAGATGAGGAAGATAACGGCGTCCTTAAATTCTGGATTGAAAAGGCGTAA
- a CDS encoding MmcQ/YjbR family DNA-binding protein has product MEKFIERICVSQSNCKKAFKEEWGALRFTVGDKMFALIGKNNESDLIVTLKCAPDKAKEYRQKFKSVIPGYYMNKTHWNSILLRNCDVPKSVLKQMVIDSYNLVYKGLSRKQKEQLRTESPLLNKR; this is encoded by the coding sequence ATGGAAAAGTTTATTGAGAGAATTTGTGTGAGCCAATCTAACTGTAAGAAGGCGTTTAAAGAGGAATGGGGAGCGCTTCGGTTTACAGTAGGCGATAAAATGTTTGCGCTAATAGGAAAAAATAACGAAAGTGATCTCATTGTCACCCTAAAATGTGCTCCCGACAAGGCTAAAGAATACCGTCAAAAATTTAAAAGTGTCATACCTGGTTACTATATGAATAAAACACATTGGAATTCCATTTTATTAAGAAATTGTGACGTCCCAAAATCTGTGCTTAAACAAATGGTTATTGATTCATATAACCTTGTATATAAAGGCTTATCAAGGAAACAGAAAGAGCAACTTAGAACGGAATCCCCCCTTCTTAATAAAAGATAA
- a CDS encoding YjcZ family sporulation protein, whose product MYGYGYGAPGHGCDPGCYPGTVAGVGACKGTGVGGFALILVLFILLVIIGASFVGY is encoded by the coding sequence ATGTACGGATATGGATATGGAGCACCAGGACACGGGTGTGACCCAGGTTGCTACCCAGGAACTGTTGCGGGTGTAGGAGCTTGTAAAGGAACTGGTGTAGGCGGTTTTGCGCTCATATTAGTTCTCTTTATTTTACTTGTTATTATTGGTGCCTCTTTTGTAGGCTATTAA
- a CDS encoding DUF523 domain-containing protein produces MILVSACLAGENVRYNGTNSLNTKIRQLVEKGQAITICPELLGGFSTPRDPAEILGGTGEDVLDGKAVVIENSGRDVTELYIKGAYAMLEQAHLLKAQLVVLKEFSPSCGSKFIYNGSFTDIKRTGNGVTAALLARSGFEVMSEEEFVKIDS; encoded by the coding sequence ATGATTCTTGTCAGTGCATGCTTAGCCGGAGAAAATGTCAGATATAATGGGACAAATAGCTTAAATACAAAAATACGTCAACTAGTAGAAAAAGGACAAGCGATCACCATTTGTCCTGAACTATTAGGGGGATTTTCAACACCTCGAGATCCAGCGGAAATCCTTGGTGGGACAGGAGAAGATGTGCTTGACGGCAAAGCGGTTGTCATAGAAAATTCAGGTCGTGATGTGACAGAATTATATATTAAAGGTGCATATGCAATGTTAGAGCAAGCACACCTTTTAAAAGCTCAACTAGTTGTACTAAAAGAATTTAGCCCATCTTGTGGTTCTAAGTTTATATATAACGGATCTTTTACTGATATTAAGCGGACTGGAAACGGTGTAACGGCAGCTTTATTAGCCCGATCAGGGTTTGAGGTCATGTCCGAAGAAGAATTCGTTAAAATAGATAGTTGA
- a CDS encoding SCP-like extracellular protein, which produces MYLSSEATDIPSQNFPHTKPVKIQEAKFDFVIDDSQLHPREIYDLKQNLDSATLQERLRTLLRNNLPERQRPDQAAPEENEPQAPEPEQPEPAEEETPTPEPEPEEQPQAPEPQPEEAEEPEQDEPQEVTDGIRQEERQVVELTNNHRREAGLSDLQLDIELSAVARRKSTDMAQNNYFSHTSPTYGSPFDMIRDHGISYNAAGENIAQGQRSPEEVVQAWMDSPGHRENIMNGNYTHIGVGYDPSGHHWTQMFISR; this is translated from the coding sequence ATGTATTTGTCAAGTGAAGCTACCGATATTCCAAGTCAAAACTTTCCACATACGAAACCAGTCAAAATTCAAGAGGCTAAATTTGATTTTGTGATCGATGATTCGCAACTACACCCTAGGGAAATTTATGATTTAAAACAAAACCTAGATAGCGCTACACTTCAAGAACGATTACGTACACTATTACGTAATAATTTACCGGAAAGACAACGTCCTGATCAAGCTGCTCCAGAGGAAAACGAGCCGCAAGCTCCTGAACCAGAACAGCCGGAGCCAGCAGAAGAGGAGACGCCAACTCCAGAACCTGAGCCCGAAGAACAACCTCAAGCTCCAGAACCTCAGCCAGAGGAAGCAGAAGAACCGGAACAGGATGAGCCACAAGAAGTTACAGACGGTATTAGACAGGAAGAGCGACAAGTGGTGGAACTCACCAACAATCACCGAAGAGAGGCTGGATTATCAGACCTCCAGTTAGATATAGAATTAAGTGCGGTTGCTCGTCGCAAGTCGACAGATATGGCACAAAACAATTATTTTTCCCATACAAGTCCAACTTATGGTTCTCCATTTGATATGATCCGAGACCATGGGATATCTTATAATGCGGCAGGGGAGAACATCGCTCAAGGCCAGAGGTCACCAGAAGAAGTTGTTCAAGCATGGATGGACAGTCCTGGACATAGAGAAAACATCATGAACGGGAACTATACGCATATCGGTGTTGGCTACGATCCAAGTGGTCATCATTGGACCCAAATGTTTATAAGCCGTTAA